The Euzebya rosea genome segment CCGACCGGCCTGGTCACGGCCATGCAGACCCGGTCGTCGCTGGCCCGTCGCGAGCAGCACCTGCGCAACGCCGACAACGCCGTCGGGTGGCTGAACACCGCCGACGCGGCGCTGCAGGGCAGCAGCAACCTGATGCGTCGGGTTCGCGACCTGACCGTGCAGGGCGGCAACTCCACGCTGGACCCCGTCTCCCGCGAGAACATGGCGCAGGAGGTCGAGGCCATCCGGGCGGGCCTGACGGAGATCGCCAACTCCCGCTACGCCGGACGGTTGCTGTTCGCCGGCAACGCCGACGTGCCGGCGGCCTTCGACGCGACCGGGACCTACCGGGGCGACACCGGACAGGTGCAGCGCACCCTTGCCGACGGCCAGCAGATCGCGGTGAACGTCAGCGGGGTCGAGGTGTTCGGCAGCGGTGCCGGCTCGGTCTTCGACGTCCTCACCCAGATCGCCGATGACCTGCGGCACAACCCCGAGAACGTGGTCGCCAACAACCTCGACAACCTGGACACACGCGTCGACACGATCCTGACTGCGCTCGGGGACATCGGTGCCCGCACGAACCGGATCGAGAACATGCGTGAACGAGCGACCAGCGACGAGATCAACCTCAAGACCCGCCTGAGCGAGGCGGAGGACGTCGACCTTCCCGAAACCATCATGGAGCTCCAGCTCCAGGAGGTCGCCTACCAGGCGGCCCTCAACGCCACCTCGCGGGTCATCCAGCCCTCCCTGCTGGACTTCCTGCGCTAACGTCTGCCCGACATCGGAGAACCCACGATGACAGGAATGGCCACACCGGTGATGACCGAGCCCGAGACCGACACCGCGTTCGTCGAGTTCGTCTCTGCCGTGCCCGGATTTCCCGACGCCCGTACCTGGGGGATGGAGGTGTGGGGTGACGACCCGTCGAGCCCCTTCTCCGTCATGCGCAACGTCGAGATGGAGGGGCTGGAGTTCGTCGTCGTCTCGCCGTTCGTCTTCTTCCCCGACTACGAACCCGAGCTGGACGACGCCACCGCCGGTTCCCTCGGGCTGACCGGTCCCGAGGAGGCGATGGTGCTGGTCGTCCTGACGATCGGCGAGTCGATCGAGGAGACGACCGCGAACCTGCTCGGGCCGATCGTGATCAACACGAGCAACAACCGGGCCGTCCAGGCGATCCTGCACCAGCCGGGCCTGTCGACGAAGACCCCGCTGATCCGCAGCTGACCCGCCGGTCAGTGAGGTGATTCCTCGCCGTCGTCCATCCGACGACGGCATGCTGGCGTGCATGCAGATCCTGGTCCTGGGTGGGACGTCCTTCGTCGGGCGTGCAGTTGTGGAGGATGCGCTCCGGCGCGGCTGGTCGGTGACGACGCTGAACCGCGGGCGCGCCGATGACGTGCCCGGTGTGGACGCTCGTCGCGGCGATCGGCTGGAGGTCGAGGGGCTCGCGTCGTTGGGGGACGACGAGTGGGACGTCGTGGTCGACACGTGGTCCTCCGTCCCGTCGGCGGTCAGCCGCGCGGCGACCGCGCTGTCGGACAGGGCAGGGCGCTACGCCTTCGTCTCGAGCCGTTCGGTCTACGCATGGGCACCGCCTGCCGGGGCCGACGAGTCCGCGCCGCTGGTCGACGTCGACGCCGAGGAAGCCGATCCGCCCTACCCCCGGGCGAAGCGGGCCGCCGAGATCGCCGTCGAAGGGGCCTTCGGCGACCGATCCCTGCTGGTCAGGGCCGGGTTGATCCTCGGGCCGTGGGAGAACGTCGGGCGGCTCCCCTGGTGGCTGGAACGCATCGCCCGAGGTGGCCCCGTCGTTGCGCCGGGACCCTCGGACCTGGGGCTGCAGCTGATCGACGCCCGGGACCTCGCCCGGTGGACCCTCGACGCGGCAGCAGGCGGCCTGTCCGGTCCACACGACCTGGTCAGCCCGTCCGGCCACGCCACGATGGGGCAGCTGCTGAACGCCTGCGTGGCCGTGACCGGATCGGACGCAGAGCTGCGCTGGCTCGACCCCGAGGTGGTGCTGGCGGCTGACGTCGCGCCGTGGACCGAGCTACCGATCTGGCTGCCGCCCGGCGAGGCCCACGACGCCATGCACCGCTCCGACGTCACGAAGGCGCTGGACGCAGGCCTCGTCTGCCGACCGGTCGAGGACACCGTGGCCGACACCTGGGCGTGGCTGGACGCCCTTGACGGCCCAGCGGCCCAGCGGTCGGACAGGCCGTCGGTCGGCCTCCCG includes the following:
- the fliW gene encoding flagellar assembly protein FliW encodes the protein MATPVMTEPETDTAFVEFVSAVPGFPDARTWGMEVWGDDPSSPFSVMRNVEMEGLEFVVVSPFVFFPDYEPELDDATAGSLGLTGPEEAMVLVVLTIGESIEETTANLLGPIVINTSNNRAVQAILHQPGLSTKTPLIRS
- the flgL gene encoding flagellar hook-associated protein FlgL — translated: MTRITQGMVARSSLANLQKSLGRTQRLQEQLSTGRQLNRPSDSPTGLVTAMQTRSSLARREQHLRNADNAVGWLNTADAALQGSSNLMRRVRDLTVQGGNSTLDPVSRENMAQEVEAIRAGLTEIANSRYAGRLLFAGNADVPAAFDATGTYRGDTGQVQRTLADGQQIAVNVSGVEVFGSGAGSVFDVLTQIADDLRHNPENVVANNLDNLDTRVDTILTALGDIGARTNRIENMRERATSDEINLKTRLSEAEDVDLPETIMELQLQEVAYQAALNATSRVIQPSLLDFLR
- a CDS encoding NAD-dependent epimerase/dehydratase family protein translates to MQILVLGGTSFVGRAVVEDALRRGWSVTTLNRGRADDVPGVDARRGDRLEVEGLASLGDDEWDVVVDTWSSVPSAVSRAATALSDRAGRYAFVSSRSVYAWAPPAGADESAPLVDVDAEEADPPYPRAKRAAEIAVEGAFGDRSLLVRAGLILGPWENVGRLPWWLERIARGGPVVAPGPSDLGLQLIDARDLARWTLDAAAGGLSGPHDLVSPSGHATMGQLLNACVAVTGSDAELRWLDPEVVLAADVAPWTELPIWLPPGEAHDAMHRSDVTKALDAGLVCRPVEDTVADTWAWLDALDGPAAQRSDRPSVGLPADKEAALLT